Below is a genomic region from Populus trichocarpa isolate Nisqually-1 chromosome 15, P.trichocarpa_v4.1, whole genome shotgun sequence.
AAGGTTCAGGACCCATCTGGGTAATCAAGTTCTGAAACTCTTAACTCGTGAGAAACAATTTTACTTAAAATGGTAACAGGACGGGTTTTACCTCCTCATCCCTATTATTAGATTTAGGGCGGGGAagaattttcatcaattttaggTGGATTCAGATATTctccattaataataaaaagaaaagggattattgtaattacaataaaatatttaataattaatgtacaatgaaaaaaattaatattaagccatgtaaatatataaatctaatggatagttcaatatatataatataaaggtaattttaattataaaaaaaaagtattttaaaggaTCCATTTTTCAAGAAATGTGTTGAATACAATAAGTTTGGGTTTTTTACAGGATGAGGATATATTATTCAtcctatttgtttgtttgtttattggaGAAAAATACCTCCCATATGTATTAATTTGGTGGGGTCCCCATCGGGTAATTTTGCAATCTCTAATTTTACGCTAACTGGGCTAGAGTAATGGGCTCCCGAAATGACCGTTGCGGAGGTATAGAAGATGGTTACGAGTTCAGCTAGTTGAGCTTCGGGCAAACTTTGATTGCTATGGATTTGGACTCTCTTATCAGCCCAGTAACTCACTAAATCCAATTTCTAAATCCAGGGAGATAAAATCCACAACCCAATGAAGATTATTGTTGTCGTTGTTTTGGGATCAGACCAAGATAGCATTTGGTTAGCGTctcagaattaaaaaataataataataataaaataaaaacaaatataaatcatgttaataaaataaaaacaaatataaatcatgtttGAGAGtgatgtaaataataaaatgattgtttttatatcatatttggttATGATggataaaacataataaaatatgaaaaaatttattttactattatcagacttatatatatacactttagCTTATAcagagtgttgaaattaataatattataatagcTATAATTATGAAACCACAACTGACTTGACAGGTTTGTCTAGGGCCTTGATTGGtccaaatttaagaaaaaatagagaaaggattGACTCGACCTAACATGGTTAAAAATATAGGTTAACCCAAGATAAGACATGAGTTAAAAACTTGttgaccttaaaaaaaaaaacttgatcaaaaaaaggttgctttgattattaaaaaaaaaattgggttatacgAGTTAATCCTCCCAACCAATGATTTGAACCTTGTCTCAGGTCGACTCCCAagtcagattttaaaactattataataaccatttttatccatacatcaactcgggttaacccatgTGACCCTCCCAACTCATGACCCGGGCCTTGTCCTAGTTGACATCCAAGTCAgcttttaaaactatgataataaccacttttatttaatgttgacttgggtcaacccAATTTTACCCTCCTGACACGTGACCTAGGTCTTATCTCAGGTCGACTTTTGAgatagattttaaaactataataataatcactcataataaaaccaaatttaataaaaccCCTAACCTTGCGATCATGAGCACAAGATTGAGATAGCCAGACAAAAAAGagagtgaaaaaaaacacaaattaattaaaaaaatatattgaaggaaggaattgaaaaaaattcatttttaaaagagGATTTAAAAAGAACCAAAGTcaatccattttaatttttgaaacacGTGATTGTGATCTTGATGCTGAAACTGACCTTATAAAaggcaaatccaaaaaaaacaatgaagcaagattctaaaaaaaaatatattgagtgatgaaaatgaaaaaaacaataattaaaaaaacaatgaaaaaaaaaagacttaagtTAATATGAGTTAACCCGTTAACCCCGCAACCATGAGCATATGAATGAGATAAccccacaaaaaaagaaaaacaaaaaaaaagcatgaagaccaatataaaatgaaacatcgaatgatgagatttaaaataaattaattttataaaagggcCTAAAAAACTAAAGTCATATCGTGTTAACTCTTGAAATCCATGAACCtagtcatgagatcaagattaaCCCCAtggaatgaaacaaaaaaagaaaaagaaaaattctcaataaaaaatgacaatttatgaaatttgaaaagagaaatgcaataaaaaagataaaaaaaacaataaaaaagggaccaaatttaatgtaaaaataaaattaaaaacaaataataatgaatgaaattgaaaacaaaattcaaatagaaaagggtttaaaaaaattaaaagaatgaagtcaaaattaaatataaaaatcaaattcgaTCAAATGACCaggacaaaattgaagaaaaaatcaattaaaaaaagataaaaaaacaaaaacaaaacaaatagaaattaaaagatggaggtccaaattgaatttaaaagacAAGAAGAGAACATCATCATACTTTGACaatgagaagagagagaaaagagggaagagaagagaaaagaccATTGGAGCCAAATTGTCACATCGCCGCACACATGTGTCATACTATCGAGAAAAGGATGTTGACGTGTTTTCAAAGCCGCCGCAAAAGGTGGTATTTGACGTCTGTACGCTGCTGCATGCACCGTCTGAAAAGCACAAGCGGCGTCCTCTCGTTGTGTGTTTATCACGTGCCattaactttttgtttttgtttttaatattttatattactgGAAAACAAAAATTCCCTTGAGAAcacctaaaaataacaaaaactaaataaaattaactagagataaagatgaaaaaataattgcaaggaagttttaaaattatttaattctaatGGCACTGAAGTTTATTAttgttcattaaaaaagaaaatgaccaCAAAGCTCTTGGacaaaaagttcattttttcctaaaaaaatgttattttggtaatttaactattcaaataaaaagcaaaaagatcTTTGTGCcccaataaatttttaaaagacatATGTGTCCTTGTAAAAAGACCATAATACCTCATTTGCTAACATTTATGTTTGCATGGGGAAaggcaaaatgaaaaaaatactattcaaatatttttttctacatgatttagattttttatttttactaaggtagtatttgatattgttacagcggttacttttcaaagtctATCATTTGTAAATGAATTAaagtaatattgtttttaaaaaaatattactttaatgtATTTACAAGTAATTAATAaacactaaaattatttttaatatcaatttttcaaaaccataaaaaaaaaaaatcaatttaaaataataataacaaaccTTCCCTTGGAAAATGCCTTCGCTAATAAGGAAATCGTGAAAGCCCGCAAGCAGATATGCGGATTCGCATTTCTTCTGTCTCCTTGCCTTCTCTAACAAGCAAATCGTGAAAGAAGCAGCATGCGAATCCGCATTTCTTTTGGCTCCTTGTGTGCCAAATGGCATCAAAGATTCTTCTATATGCAGAAAAACGAGCTCAAGGTCGGCTTCTTTAACTTTAAACAGCAATAATGGCCTTGAAACTGTGGCATATTCCCCCCTAGCTAGCTCTATCGCCTATGCCatgtttgtttaattaattaggtttccCTCAAAAGAAGGTATGCATACCATTTCTTGTACTGTGGAGTACATGCAGGCCGTATATAACAGTACCACCCATGCTTTCTAAAAGAAGGTTTCTGATATTTGTCAATGGCCAAGAAAGCTTCATCCCCAGTTGTTCTTCTCTTTATGATCAGTGTAAGACCATGTGCTCAGGCActttaggttttttctttctttgtttaagCATTAAGGTTCCAAGTTCGGGCAGAATCTCTGCTTTACCAACCCTTGTTCGGTTTGATTCGGGAAAGAGCTAAGATATTGAATGTTCGAGCAACTTGTAGGATTTAGGACAGCCTAACAAAACATTAGAACTTATTATAATAACAACACTTTGACACATTCTATGATACTACACCACAAGGTAAAGTGTTTGTATCTACACTCCTCACTCACACCACTCaatatctttctttctctcactCTCACGCACGCATTTATACatttacatttttctttctttctttcacacATCTATGAAGGCAGAAACATTcgtattaataataatgttttgttttgtttttagttttttttttcaatttaacatttaaataacttaatttttttatttagttttttttttcaacttcttcttttaatacttaggttgttttggaaattatattttataatttattttttaattatctttccaTTGagttatttattaacaaaacactaataGATGTGGCTAAATCATTGTAGTCATACccataaaaaatctattaattagaataatattttgttttacttttagttttttaaatggtattatgttttctatttgatcctttttttttttttgtaaaagttattattcttttcaatttcaccgtttaattacaacattatttttttatttttatgtcaattatcatcctcattctttttaattttcttgaccttttactaaattgatttttttcaatctcatccttcaattaaatataaaattattttttataattttaatctcgttcttttaattgctatttttaaaaaaatctttttgtataattgatttttttttcaatttcatccttcaatatttaattgaatgagaattagacttcataatttttccAGATTGAGTGTTTTAGTTCTAATGACCTGGGTTACAGATTTAAAAAgtttacacatttttttttaaaaaaacagctttataattctatttaattttttaattagattattcCAATCACATAATCTAAACCGTGGGTTTGACAAGATATCTCAAGTTAACTCCGCTCTAATTAGCATGCTTACAGGCTTGTTATaaccaattttttatatatttttttcatctcatttcaGTATCTGAACATTATTATTTACGcacaaaaaaatatccaaaccgACAACCTAGCTGAGTCACCAAGGTTAGTATGTGCATAAATCTTCATATGCTCCATTTGTACCTCGTGTCCACTAATATTTGATAGATACATGGTTTAGGCATGTAATGTTCTTGatctcttttaaattaaaataggaAAACATGTAAAGGAAAGTAAACCAATGACCTTAAAATACATTGAGATTCTATTGCACAGAGGGGCCATtccctccttttctctctcactTAAACATACAGAAACTCAAATCTTAAATGATTTGAATCCTTTGGGTGAAATCAGGAGATATAATTACCTTTAGCAAAAGCATGCCTGTCCTTTCAATCTTTACACGTCcacaaaaaatctcaaaaaaaaagagaaaaaaacaagggaaacTCCACAGTATGTGCCCTCGATGAAAAACTAAAGGTAGGCAACATCTACTTTCGAGTTTCAAAGAATGGAACATCTGTCTAGAGAAAATCAATAATGCTTAGTTACCTCACCGAAAGCAATTGCAAAAATAGCTCCTCTAGATGCATCTAAAGGGTTCTTGGAGCTTTTTTCTACCTAATAAAGGTAATTGAATGACTAAACTTTGAGGTAAGATTGCACACATGTTTGCTTAAAAAATGTTTGCTTGATACACCGCACGCATTCAtccaatatatataacaattgtTTAACCATCATCAATCACTGGCTGGCTTGTAGGTATCTTGGGAAGGTGTTTTCTTTTTGCTGCAAGATATCAGTACAAGTAGACAGGTCGATGGCGATCCCCAATACCTCAATACTGCTGTTgctaagcaaaaagaaaaaccacattAGACACAAGGagataaatatgttaaaatctTCGATTAAAGTAATTGTTCCCCTTTTTTTGCTCGACTTTTTCTGCTTTCAACATGTAAATCTGTAGAGGATACGTTCATTATTCAACTAAGCTTAGAATACCAATAATAAAGTTATCTTAAAACGAGAGAtgtatattatacttatttctaaATCTATTGTGGATCTTAGCAAGTTTACCAAGACCAAGCATGCAATTCTTTTGCACTGTTTAATGGTCGAGAAGCTAGAGAAGTGCGCGCGCGCAAGAGGCTGCTAGAGTATTGCAATTTGTTTATCAGCAGACAAAAACAAACTGTTGCTAGCTAGCCAGCAGCCGATATCTTGCTTGtgtattttcaagtttattttacatgaaaaatgaaGATGCATAAACAGAGAGCACATTTCTTGATATCCTATAGTTGTTATCCAAAAAGCACCCACCCTCTATTTCTATGCCCTAGAACCACTAGAATGGGTTTGTATATGATACCTATAATACAAGTCATATAACACAAACCAAGTCTTTAATTTCATTAAGTAAGCTTATTTGTTGTGTGTGGATGTCTAGGCATTCTGATTATATCCATAAAAGCCTCTCTTCTGCCAATAACTTTTGAAAATACCCCACTTCCCAGGAAATACCAGCTTCCCTTTTTCGTTCCACTCAACAACGTGCCTTCTACCGGTAGAATTATGCAAGGAAAAGCTTAGCAACTGCTTTAAGAACCCCACACTTCTCTTCCAGGAAAGAAACAAATCCGATGCTTTTATCAGTGGAGTTCCTAAATTAATATGCTTAGTATTACTCTCtcaaaattctgaaaaataaaaattccatggTTCCCAGCACTATGAAGCCTCACCATGACTATGTACGTAGTTATTGAAGCAAATCTCCTAAGACAACAAGAGACAAATAATCAGTATAATTTTTCCTCTTTCACTTTGTTAATCTTAAGGTACACTGCGCTTCCTTGATCCTAAGCAAACATTCTTGGTTTTCTATCTCTGATATTCATGAAACATTAAGCACTTCCCCTATCCCTCCAAATCAAAACCACTAAGCTAAAGTTTGTCAGTTGATGCCaggcaaaaaaaactatgtaaggAGACATTTTCACTCTTTCGTGCAtgtaaatagaaagaaaaggagaatgtTTACAGATTACCTTAATAATTATTCAGATAGTTTGTTACTATATTAATCGACATAACATCAACTACAGGAAAGCTGGTAGCCAAAAGAGAAAAGTAGCCAATAAGCACTAATCAATCTCCCATAGCTTTTCATAAAGTCATATAACCATTCCAGAGTAAAGTAGAGTAGCATGTGTTAGTTTTACCAAATTAACCTCCTTTTGCCCTTCTATATAACTCCATGTTTACAATGCCTTCTGTCCAGTCAAATGGCTGTTCTCTCTAATGTCTTTTAAGATTTGCCTCTGAATTATTTCCCAGAGTTGTTTCTATTCCTTTCCTAAAGGATAGAGTGAGATTCTAAACTTATCTTAAAGCCCCAGCTAACCCCTCTTCTATACAAAATCAAGAAATGGATCTCATTAAGCTGAGAGAGATTCATGCGATTAACAAGTCCAAGAAGCATCAACTTCTTGACAATTTTTTCCTGTATTCTTTCACTGTGTTGTCCTGTACTCTTTTCTGTTCTAGCCCTTTCTGGTTTCCCTCCCTATTTCATTCCATGAAGCTCTTTCTCTTCGTCTCTCTTCCAAAACTAAGTTCTATTTTACTCAGCCCCaagtttattttcattgttgGCAACCTCATAATCTTTGTCCTTGTTGGTGAGTCCAAGTACTTTACTTCAAACTCTCCATCAGCGACTGCTGTTTACTATGATGAGTACATTGACCAGAAAAAGAGCCTTCAAACAACTTCAGCTAGCGTGGAGGAGAAAAAGGAGGTAAAAATGGAGGAAtctttcaaagaaaaacaaagcaaaacttgCGAAAGCGGAGAAAACAATGGAGGGAAAGGATTGTGTGAGGGAAACTTGAAAGTACACAAGGAACGTGAGGAtttagaaggagaagaagagttcaGTTTGCCGACAgaggaattgaaaaaaagggCTGATGATTTCATTGCAAGAGTCAACAGACAAAGGATGCTTGAAGCTAGGCTATTAGTATGCTATAGTTAATAAAACCGAGTAAATTAGTGGCATGAACTAGCTAGTAGTTTGGTTTTTGTGGATTAAATCTGGGTGAGTTTAAACTAATAGATGGTCCTGTACATGACCCTCAATTGAACTAGAATCTTTGCTTGAAGTGAAGATTCCTCTATGTAATTATCCTAGTACATAAATACCATGTAAAATTCATGGTTTCGGACAACATAGAATACAGTCTATCTTTCACCATTATATGAGCTTGCTTCTAACAAACTTTGAAACGAATACCAACAAGTCATCCATGGGAAACGGATTGGATCACTTGATGCTACAAATGTTGAACACATGAACCAGATTTCACAGAATCCCAACATGTATAATCATCCCTGAAATATTTTCATGAATGGACTACTCAAAATATCCTATCTTCCTTCTGTGCCTTCCACCAGAAATCAAAAGATTATGCGCTGATCGTCATGTGTTAAAAAAACCCATGATTGAACTTAGCTGAAAATTTATGTAACTGAAGTAATTCACTTGATTCAATCTTTAAAATGgcaagttttttttccccttttctcgTTGGTTGTTAAGGTAGCAAGGATGGACTCTGTCTCTGAGTTCTAGCCTGAATAAAGTCTCAGATGGTCTTTCCTGATCAGGACTATTCCTGACAGGTTATATATGAAACTTTTTGTTAAGTGAGGgcaattatcattttataaattataattgaaatacatcttatttgtttttaaagttttttttttttattaaatgaggACCTTGAACCATTGTACAATTAAGTCTTAACTCAAACCTGCTTTGCTGACGGAAAcatgatttgaaaagaaaacgtTGAAGAGAAATAgccattaaagaagaaaaaaaatggaccTTGGTCAATCATGGCAACCAGGTCGGTTATTGTCTATTGGTGAAGAAACCCTCTGCTTTCCTTTCGTTCAAAGCCACAAAGAGGATTCACTGTTCAATTTCTCTGTTCTTCAGAGAGACGACTCGTCATCCAACCCATCCAAAGAGTTAATTACAAGCGTTATAACTGTACCATGATAGTTTGATTAACTGAAGTCCTTAACCTTAATCgctatattataaataaagattGTTGTCAGCTCCACTTCACGTTCTGACATGAAAAAGAGTTGAGGTTGCTGGGCTGTGAACTCACAAGTGATTAGATAAACTTAAatttatatctttctttttttttttctaaaccatgtacttttaatttttttattaaaaaaatttagttttatttgaaatctaAATTAAATCAGAGTGATGAGCTTTTAAGATTAACTACTGACCGAGTTTATCACTATGAGGTATTAACGCTGGATTTAGAAAAAAGGATCCTCCATCATGACGGTATTAAAAGTGATGCTCAATGTTTGACCAAGTCCATgttgattgaatttgatttgCTCTTCAATTTGCAAAAGAAAAGTGCTTagaaacattatattttttttcctgaattaTTTAAGAGAAATgtagtaattttaaaattctcaaaaaaaaaaagtaaaaaccacAAATTATTACTTAaacatataaattcatttaataacCTCGAGAGATATATCTCAACTGGTCAGACTCTGAGTTTGCTCACTTAAAAATACTAGTTAAAGTTTCACAAATCTCAGGACCAcgagaggcttacatggttattaacttTATGATCCGTAGGATTAGTTAAGATACATGCAAGCTTACCCAGACATCCacgtaataaaaaaaagataaattcatttaaaattataatctccttcttaattaattattatttggcCGGAgggttaacattttttttatttcttaattattatttatttttcttaatatattactTAGAAATACGAACAACATTGACATGTGTTATTCATCTAATATGACAACAAGTCAATGCTAACATTTTCATGATTGTACGACATTGACTATAAATTAGAGGATAGTAGTAGACATGCTGAGAGTTATGCCCACGAAAAAATTttatcttacaaaaaaaaataattcatatcatataaaattatttgaatgtaGTTGTGCATAGCAACTTTTGTGCAGttctaaaaaatagaaaatcccaaattaattctCCAGTGCTCACCtccattttaaaaattcaagtaaCCGAGTCAACACATCAACCAGGCGGGTGGTCGGATCGAGTTTTAAAATGGTGTTTCTAAGCGGAGTGGCATGAAATCTGCGGCAACTTCTCACCTCCAGAAACGTGAATTCTTAAATGCTGCAATGCATGAAGGTGTGCTGCTCATATAGAGATATCCCTGAAGTAAGAAACTTCAACAAACACACCCTCATTTTTTGCTGCAACATTtagggtgtttttgtttttgtggtcgAGATTGAGTTTTGTTTATAAGActcatcaaaaaaatctaaaaaaaacaaaaacaaattaagttttatgattGAATTTAACACAAGAACCAGCCTTTTTGGTCCCGTCACTTGTCTGGCTGTTATTCATGGAGTACATTTTAGACAacctccatatatatatatatatatatggctgtTAGTACATTTTAGACAacctccatatatatatatatggctgtTATTCATGGAGTACATTctccacatatatatatatatatatatatatatatatatatatatatataacaaaatccaaaataggtttttaaagggtaaaattaaaaaaaaaaacaattaaataaaaaataaaaaaataaaaacacaaaacagtattttaataaatagtataTTGTGAACACGCTATAATGATTTAACAATACTGTTTAGTGTGTTTGCCAAAAAaagtgttttgttaataataatatttattatttttaagggaAATATTGTTATTGTATATTTATACAGGGCAACCAAGGCCAGgacgagaaaaaaaatattgaatttattttttatcgctTTTTCCCAAATACAGAGGAATTGATAGAAGAGCGGTTTTCTGCTTCCTGGT
It encodes:
- the LOC7463141 gene encoding uncharacterized protein LOC7463141, which translates into the protein MDLIKLREIHAINKSKKHQLLDNFFLYSFTVLSCTLFCSSPFWFPSLFHSMKLFLFVSLPKLSSILLSPKFIFIVGNLIIFVLVGESKYFTSNSPSATAVYYDEYIDQKKSLQTTSASVEEKKEVKMEESFKEKQSKTCESGENNGGKGLCEGNLKVHKEREDLEGEEEFSLPTEELKKRADDFIARVNRQRMLEARLLVCYS